The nucleotide window TTGGAGCGCGGCAGGTCAATTTGGGTGATGTCACCTGTGATCACCATGCGGCTTTCCTCGCCGAGACGCGTGAGGAACATCATCATCTGCTCGGGCGTGGTATTCTGTGCTTCATCGAGCACCACGAAGGCGTGGGACAGGGTTCGACCGCGCATGTAGGCAAGGGGAGCAATTTCTATCAGACCTTTTTCGGTAAGGCGGGCAATTTCCTCGCCATCCAACATGTCGTGCAAGGCGTCGTAGAGCGGTCGAAGGTAAGGAAGGATCTTCTCACGCAGATCGCCGGGGAGAAACCCCAACGCCTCGCCAGCCTCGACTGCCGGGCGCGTGAGGATGATGCGTTCGACCTGGTTCTTTAGAAGCGCGCTCACAGCGGCCGCCATGGCAAGGTAGGTCTTACCCGTGCCTGCCGGGCCGATGCCGAAGACAATCGGGTTGTTCAGGATCGACTGGAGGTAGAGCTTCTGGCCGAGCGTTTTGGGAACGATGGTTTTGCGACTGGTGGCTACCACAAGCGGCTGACCAAACAAGGAGCGAAGCTGGTTTTCTTCGCCGCGCGCTATTGTCTCGGTGAATCGATGCAGGTCCGGGGTGCGGATCGCGAGTCCCTGGAGACGCGCTTCGTTCAAAAGTTTGAAGAGCGACTCGGCTTTGGCCACGGCCTGCTCGCTGCCTTCAATCTTCACCCAGTCC belongs to Opitutaceae bacterium and includes:
- a CDS encoding PhoH family protein; the protein is MGKILHFPSSRHLHQLYAGREENLGYIERALSVRLASREDWVKIEGSEQAVAKAESLFKLLNEARLQGLAIRTPDLHRFTETIARGEENQLRSLFGQPLVVATSRKTIVPKTLGQKLYLQSILNNPIVFGIGPAGTGKTYLAMAAAVSALLKNQVERIILTRPAVEAGEALGFLPGDLREKILPYLRPLYDALHDMLDGEEIARLTEKGLIEIAPLAYMRGRTLSHAFVVLDEAQNTTPEQMMMFLTRLGEESRMVITGDITQIDLPRSKQSGLIEVQRILQEIKGIDFHLFSGADVVRHPLVLQIIDAYEKYKNPISQE